The DNA region CGCCCGCAGACGAGCGTCGCCGATTCGGTGACCGGGTGGCAGCGCTGGCGCTTCATCAGCGCGCGGCGAAGGCGAGGGCGACAGAGCCCGCAATCACATCCGACGGAGTCGCCGTGGTGGTCGGTGCGAATCTGGGCTCGGTCGACGACGCCAGGGCGGCCACGGCGGCCGGTGCCGATTACGCCGGCCTGATCCGCACCGAGTTCCTGTTCCTCGGTCGGGCCGATGCGCCGGACGTCGAGGAACAGACCGCGGTCTACCGCAAGATCGCCGAGGCGATGGACGGCAGACGGATCACGCTGCGCACCTTGGATGTCGGCGGAGACAAGCCGCTGGAATTCCTCCCGGCCCCGGCGGAAATGAACCCGTTCCTCGGTGTGCGCGGCATCCGGCTGTCGCTGCACCATCCTCAGCTGCTGTCCGATCAGCTGCTGGCCATGGCGCGGGTCGCACACCAGAGCCCGGTCAGCGTGATGTTCCCGATGGTGAGCACGCTCGATGAGCTGCTGACCGCCCGCCGCCTGCTCGATGAGGCAGTAGCGGCGACCGGACGGCAGCGTCCGGCGGGTCTGGAGGTCGGGATGATGGTGGAGGTACCCGCCGTGGCGCTGAAAGCTGCCGCTTTCGCCCGACACGTCGACTTCTTCTCCATCGGCACCAACGACCTGACCCAGTACGCGCTCGCCGCTGACCGCAACAACGATGCGGTGGCCGCCATCGGTGACACCTTCGACCCGGGGCTGCTGGCGCTGATCCGCAGCACCTGCCAGGGCGCGGCCGGGCAGGCCTCGGTATCGGTGTGCGGCGAGTTCGCCGCCGACGAACGCGCCGCCAGGTTGCTGATCGGGTTGGGCGTCAACGCGTTATCGGTCGCGCCGCCGGCGATCGCGACCACCAAAGAGGCAGTCCGAGCGCTCGACAGCCGCGAAGCGGCGGCTATCGCGTCGGCGGCGCTGACGGCCGACAGTGCGGCGGCGGTACGGGAACAGCTGAACCCGAGGTAGCAGCGGTTGTCGCACCTCATGACGCCACCCACCGCGTGCGTTCACTGCCCTCTCTGGCGAGGAACCGAAAGGTATTTGTACTCAAGGAATTCGTCGATGCCAACCTTGCCGCCTTCGCGGCCCAGGCCGGATTGCTTGATCCCTCCGAAGGGTGCGGCGGGGTTGGACACGACCCCGGTGTTGATGCCCACCATTCCGACCTCCAGCCGTTCACTGAGGTCGAACGCCCGGTCGATGTCTTGAGTGAACACGTACCCGACCAGACCCCAGTCGGTGTCGTTGGCGCGGGCGATCACCTCGTTCTCGTCATCGAAGGCAAGGACCGGGGCAACCGGGCCGAACACTTCGGTGGCCATCAGTTCGGAGTCCGGTGGCACGTCGGCCAGCACTGTGGGTGGGTAGAAGTAGCCCGGTCCGTCGGGGAGCTGTCCTCCGATCAGCGCGACGGCTCCGCGAGAAAGCGCGTCGTCGACGAGGTGTTGCACCTTCGCTCGTCCGGCTGCATCAATGAGGGGCCCGACGTCGGTGCCGGCATCGAGGCCGTTGCCGATCTTCAGCTCCGCCATCCGCGCGGCGAGCCTTTCGGAGAATTCACCGGCGACGCTGCGGTGGACGTACATGCGGTTCGCGGCGGTGCAGGCTTCGCCCATGTTGCGCATTTTGGCCGCCATCGCGCCCTCGACGGCGGTGTCGATGTCGGCGTCGGCGCAGACGATGAACGGTGCGTTGCCGCCCAGCTCCATCGAGGACCTCATCACCGCGTCGGCGGCCTGTCTCAACAGGACCTTACCGACCCCGGTGGAGCCGGTGAAGCTGATCTTGCGGGCTTTACCGCTGCTCATCCACCGTTGCACCACGGTCGCTGCGTCGGTGGTGTTGACGACGTTGAGCACCCCATCGGGCAAGCCACTCTCTTGCAAGAGCGCGGCCAGAGCAAGCGAGGTCAACGGGGTTTGCGGCGCCGGCTTGAGCAGCATCGTGCAGCCCGCGGCCACCGCGGGGGCGATCTTGCGGGTGCCCATGGCCAACGGAAAGTTCCAGGGTGTGATGAGGACACAGGGTCCCACTGGCTCCCGCGTGACGATGATGCGGTTAGCTCCATCACCGGTGGTGGTGTGATCACCCGAGATCCGAACTGCTTCTTCGGAGAACCACCGCAAGAACTCCGCGGCGTAGGCCACTTCGCCCTTGGCCTCGGTGAGCGGCTTCCCCATTTCTAGGGTCATCACTTCGGCGAGCCAGTCCTGGCGCACCATTACCAAATCGTAGGCGCGGCGCAGGATCTCGCTGCGGTATCGCGGCGCGGTACGGGCCCAGAACGGTTGCGCCGCGACCGCAGCGGCCAGCGCGTCGTCGGCGTCGGCGGCCCCGGCGTCCGCGACGGCGGCCAACACCTCACCGGTGGCCGGATTCTCCACCTCGAAGACTCTATTGTCGG from Mycobacterium sp. SMC-4 includes:
- a CDS encoding NAD-dependent succinate-semialdehyde dehydrogenase, with translation MTTTTPNPSNAQAGLAQIPTGLLIGASWRNATDNRVFEVENPATGEVLAAVADAGAADADDALAAAVAAQPFWARTAPRYRSEILRRAYDLVMVRQDWLAEVMTLEMGKPLTEAKGEVAYAAEFLRWFSEEAVRISGDHTTTGDGANRIIVTREPVGPCVLITPWNFPLAMGTRKIAPAVAAGCTMLLKPAPQTPLTSLALAALLQESGLPDGVLNVVNTTDAATVVQRWMSSGKARKISFTGSTGVGKVLLRQAADAVMRSSMELGGNAPFIVCADADIDTAVEGAMAAKMRNMGEACTAANRMYVHRSVAGEFSERLAARMAELKIGNGLDAGTDVGPLIDAAGRAKVQHLVDDALSRGAVALIGGQLPDGPGYFYPPTVLADVPPDSELMATEVFGPVAPVLAFDDENEVIARANDTDWGLVGYVFTQDIDRAFDLSERLEVGMVGINTGVVSNPAAPFGGIKQSGLGREGGKVGIDEFLEYKYLSVPRQRGQ